The genomic window TAGGCGGTGGGGAGGGGCGAGTTGCGAGGGGCGAGGGGCAAAGGACGGAAGGGACAAAAGGGACGGTCTGCGATAGCAAATCTCGAATCTCGAATCTCGAATCTCGAATCTCAAATCTCAAATCTCAAATCTCAAATCTCAAATCTCAAATCTCAAATCTCAAATCTCAAATCTCAAATCTCAAAT from Roseimaritima ulvae includes these protein-coding regions:
- a CDS encoding PspA/IM30 family protein; the encoded protein is MGRGELRGARGKGRKGQKGRSAIANLESRISNLESQISNLKSQISNLKSQISNLKSQISNLKSQISKLKAQSSKLKAQSSKLKAQSSKLKAQSS